The Petrotoga sp. 9PW.55.5.1 genome contains a region encoding:
- the proC gene encoding pyrroline-5-carboxylate reductase → MDIKLCVIGLGKMGSTLVKGFIQSKTLEREQIIGTDLFEYESEKNTNYCDIRTMSNNVQAVKESDIILLAIKPQIINKVLREISPHCENKIVISIAAGVSLHHLERALPISTKIIRAMPNTPILVGEGVIAISKNKNINDKDLNIVKEILESVGNVYLVEEYMMDTITALSGSGPAYVYIMIEALSDGGVLMGLPRELSTELAARTFLGAARMVLEEDKHPGALKDMVTSPGGTSIRGIEVLESHGIRGILMDAVKEATKRSKELNSQRGGNFD, encoded by the coding sequence ATGGATATAAAATTGTGTGTAATTGGGTTAGGTAAAATGGGAAGTACATTAGTCAAAGGTTTTATTCAATCTAAAACATTAGAAAGAGAGCAGATTATTGGGACTGATCTTTTTGAATACGAATCAGAAAAAAACACTAATTATTGTGATATTAGAACTATGTCTAATAATGTTCAAGCGGTAAAAGAATCCGATATAATTCTTTTAGCAATAAAACCTCAGATTATAAATAAGGTTTTAAGAGAAATTAGTCCCCATTGTGAAAATAAGATAGTAATTTCGATAGCAGCTGGTGTTAGCCTGCATCATTTAGAAAGGGCGTTACCTATCTCCACAAAAATAATAAGAGCTATGCCTAATACCCCAATTCTAGTTGGTGAAGGTGTGATAGCTATAAGTAAAAATAAAAATATTAATGATAAAGACTTAAATATAGTAAAAGAGATATTAGAAAGTGTGGGAAATGTTTATTTAGTAGAAGAATACATGATGGATACAATAACTGCTTTAAGTGGAAGTGGGCCTGCGTATGTTTATATTATGATAGAAGCTTTATCAGATGGGGGTGTTTTAATGGGCTTACCCAGAGAACTTTCTACAGAACTAGCAGCTAGAACCTTTTTAGGAGCTGCAAGAATGGTTTTGGAAGAAGATAAACACCCCGGAGCATTGAAAGATATGGTTACATCCCCTGGTGGTACTTCTATAAGGGGAATAGAAGTTTTGGAATCTCATGGTATACGAGGAATACTCATGGATGCAGTTAAGGAAGCTACTAAAAGATCTAAAGAATTAAACTCTCAAAGAGGTGGTAATTTTGATTGA
- a CDS encoding glutamate-5-semialdehyde dehydrogenase, producing the protein MNVEEIVLEKAKNAKAASKTFGLTSDIQKIDILNSISEELLKNIDYLISENLKDIERAKKNGMSKSLLDRLILNEERIKSIAKSVRKVADLKSEIGNISEMWKRPNGLMIGKMIVPLGVIAIIFESRPNVTVDATALCIKSGNAVILRGGSEAINSNSALVNVIHKGIEKSGYSKDIVQFIDITDRKAVDELMNLYDYIDVLIPRGGPSLIRNSIENSKVPVIQTGAGNCHVYVDKDADIEKALKIVENAKTSRPSVCNAAEKLLIHKDIANEFLPKINEIFKNKVELRGCQQTLKILPDLKPAKEEDWGSEYLDYIMAVKIVKDIDEAINHINKYSTMHSEAIVTENYTTARQFLNEIDSAAIYVNASTRFTDGEEFGFGAEMGISTQKLHVRGPIGIKELTTTKYVILGNGQVR; encoded by the coding sequence ATTTGGTTTAACTTCCGATATTCAAAAGATAGATATTTTAAACTCTATATCAGAAGAATTACTAAAAAATATTGATTATTTAATAAGTGAAAATCTCAAAGATATAGAAAGGGCTAAAAAGAATGGTATGTCAAAAAGTTTACTCGATAGGTTGATTTTGAATGAAGAAAGAATAAAAAGTATTGCAAAAAGTGTCAGAAAAGTAGCGGATTTAAAAAGTGAAATTGGGAATATCTCAGAGATGTGGAAAAGGCCAAATGGGTTGATGATTGGAAAGATGATAGTTCCCTTAGGAGTTATTGCAATTATATTTGAAAGTAGACCAAACGTTACAGTAGATGCAACAGCACTTTGTATAAAATCTGGTAATGCGGTAATATTAAGAGGTGGATCAGAAGCGATAAATTCTAATTCTGCTTTGGTAAATGTTATTCATAAGGGTATAGAAAAAAGCGGTTATTCAAAGGATATTGTCCAATTTATAGATATAACTGATAGAAAAGCTGTTGATGAATTGATGAACTTATACGATTACATAGATGTCCTGATACCAAGAGGAGGCCCATCATTAATAAGAAACTCTATTGAGAATTCTAAGGTACCTGTAATACAAACTGGAGCGGGTAATTGTCATGTGTATGTCGATAAAGATGCAGATATAGAAAAAGCTTTAAAGATTGTTGAAAACGCTAAAACCAGTAGACCTTCCGTATGTAATGCTGCAGAAAAACTACTTATTCATAAGGACATAGCAAATGAATTTCTTCCTAAAATCAATGAAATTTTTAAAAATAAAGTTGAATTAAGAGGATGCCAACAAACTTTAAAAATACTTCCTGACTTGAAACCTGCCAAAGAAGAAGATTGGGGAAGTGAATATCTAGATTATATTATGGCTGTTAAAATAGTAAAAGATATCGATGAAGCCATAAATCATATCAACAAATATAGCACCATGCATTCTGAAGCTATTGTTACAGAGAATTATACAACTGCTCGACAATTTTTAAATGAAATTGATTCAGCAGCTATATATGTAAATGCTTCTACTAGATTTACAGATGGGGAGGAATTTGGCTTTGGGGCAGAGATGGGAATAAGCACTCAAAAATTACATGTTAGGGGACCAATTGGTATAAAAGAATTAACAACAACAAAATATGTTATTTTGGGTAACGGGCAGGTTAGATAA